A region from the Phycisphaerales bacterium genome encodes:
- the thiC gene encoding phosphomethylpyrimidine synthase: MPAPSDKTAWDFLPDHWTTWIESEAVGGPGSLQARFARASFSEARGDTRIVVYPADFQPITQLEYARLGVITPEMKRVAQREPHLSPEQVRDEVAAGRMIIPANKVHLGYELDPMAIGRASKTKINANMGASPVSSGTEEEVEKLEWAVKWGADTVMDLSTGGNLDECRDAIIRNSTVPIGTVPIYSMIIGKRLEDLDEQTILETLEFQAQQGVDYFTIHAGVLREHLPFIKNRLIGIVSRGGSLLAKWMLTHNRQNIMYDMWDDICDLMRRYDVSFSIGDGLRPGGLADATDRAQLAELETLGVLTERAWRKGVQVMIEGPGHVPFDQIEYNMKLQRRLCHGAPFYVLGPLVTDIFPGYDHITSCIGATAAGYHGASMLCYVTPKEHLGLPKKDDVKQGCIAYKIAAHAADVALGIPGSRDRDDELTKARAALNWQKHFDLSFDPDFARALHDEDLDVDTDFCAMCGHDWCSVRISKEIQEFASGKEADYAWDKPKISEALSAEQQEVLRQRGVLSPEEIHALAAKTKRAVAGKAPSPRSAGDGRGGGSPDGSSEHEADLALAKLSCHSDYVDPETAKQIQRERLVQINTSQAHNIPRHDSLI; encoded by the coding sequence ATGCCCGCGCCTTCGGATAAGACCGCGTGGGATTTTCTGCCCGACCACTGGACGACGTGGATTGAAAGCGAGGCGGTCGGCGGTCCGGGTTCACTCCAGGCACGCTTTGCTCGCGCCTCATTCAGTGAAGCGCGCGGCGATACGCGCATCGTCGTATACCCGGCTGACTTCCAGCCGATCACACAACTCGAATACGCTCGCCTCGGCGTCATCACGCCCGAGATGAAGCGCGTCGCCCAGCGCGAGCCGCACCTGAGCCCCGAGCAGGTGCGCGATGAAGTCGCCGCCGGCCGCATGATCATCCCCGCCAACAAAGTGCATCTGGGCTACGAGCTTGATCCAATGGCCATCGGCCGCGCGAGCAAGACCAAGATCAACGCCAACATGGGCGCTTCGCCCGTTTCGTCCGGCACCGAAGAGGAAGTCGAGAAGCTGGAGTGGGCGGTGAAGTGGGGGGCCGACACCGTCATGGACCTCTCCACCGGAGGCAACCTCGATGAATGCCGCGATGCGATCATTCGCAACTCGACCGTCCCCATCGGCACCGTGCCGATCTACTCGATGATCATCGGCAAGCGTCTCGAAGACCTCGATGAGCAGACGATTCTCGAGACGCTCGAGTTTCAGGCCCAGCAGGGTGTCGACTACTTCACCATCCACGCCGGCGTGCTCCGCGAGCATCTGCCCTTTATTAAGAATCGCCTCATCGGCATCGTCTCGCGCGGCGGCTCGCTGCTCGCCAAGTGGATGCTCACTCACAACCGCCAGAACATCATGTACGACATGTGGGATGACATCTGCGACCTCATGCGCCGATACGACGTGTCGTTCTCCATCGGCGACGGCCTGCGGCCCGGCGGGCTCGCCGACGCCACCGATCGCGCCCAGCTGGCCGAACTCGAAACGCTCGGCGTGCTCACCGAGCGCGCCTGGCGCAAGGGTGTGCAGGTCATGATCGAAGGCCCCGGCCATGTGCCGTTCGACCAGATCGAATACAACATGAAGCTGCAGCGCAGGCTGTGCCACGGTGCCCCGTTCTACGTGCTCGGCCCGCTGGTGACCGACATCTTCCCGGGCTACGACCACATCACCAGTTGCATCGGCGCCACGGCCGCCGGCTATCACGGCGCGTCGATGCTCTGCTATGTCACGCCCAAGGAGCATCTCGGCCTGCCCAAGAAGGACGACGTCAAGCAGGGCTGCATTGCGTACAAGATCGCCGCGCACGCGGCCGACGTGGCGCTGGGCATTCCCGGCAGCCGCGACCGTGATGATGAACTGACCAAGGCCCGCGCCGCGCTGAACTGGCAGAAGCATTTCGACCTGAGCTTCGACCCCGACTTCGCCCGCGCCCTGCACGATGAAGATCTCGACGTCGATACCGACTTCTGCGCCATGTGCGGCCACGACTGGTGCTCGGTGCGCATCAGCAAGGAGATCCAGGAGTTCGCGTCCGGCAAGGAAGCGGACTATGCGTGGGACAAGCCGAAGATCAGCGAGGCGCTGAGCGCCGAGCAACAGGAAGTGCTGCGCCAGCGCGGCGTGCTGAGTCCGGAGGAGATTCATGCGCTGGCGGCGAAGACGAAGCGGGCGGTGGCGGGCAAAGCTCCCTCCCCCCGCTCAGCGGGCGATGGTCGAGGTGGGGGTTCTCCGGATGGTTCTTCCGAGCACGAAGCCGACCTCGCCCTGGCCAAACTCTCCTGCCACTCCGACTACGTCGATCCCGAGACCGCCAAACAGATCCAGCGCGAGCGGCTCGTGCAGATCAATACGAGTCAGGCGCACAACATCCCCAGGCATGACTCATTGATCTGA
- a CDS encoding DinB family protein, producing the protein MPGDTATPLGLLLEHDRWATRRLLRYSSELSAAQFEQRFDMGLGNLRDTLTHIISAMRRWNDRIGAVELRPGLEGTDQSPQQLLALHDEAAEALAAIARRVLAESRFEEMMEVEFKLDSGETERFTFTRGMAIMHVLTHGTHHRAQCIWMLRRLRPDIDLPDFDLIESQIMPGDD; encoded by the coding sequence ATGCCCGGCGACACCGCCACACCCCTTGGTCTGCTCCTCGAACACGATCGCTGGGCCACCCGGCGACTGCTGCGCTACAGCAGCGAGTTGTCGGCCGCGCAATTTGAACAGCGCTTCGACATGGGCCTGGGCAACCTGCGCGACACGCTGACGCACATCATCAGCGCCATGCGCCGCTGGAACGATCGCATCGGCGCCGTTGAATTGAGACCGGGCCTGGAGGGCACCGACCAGAGCCCGCAGCAACTGCTGGCGCTGCACGACGAGGCCGCCGAGGCCCTGGCCGCGATCGCCCGCAGGGTGCTCGCTGAAAGCCGTTTCGAAGAGATGATGGAAGTCGAGTTCAAACTCGACAGCGGTGAAACGGAGCGATTCACCTTTACGCGCGGCATGGCGATCATGCACGTGCTCACGCACGGCACGCATCACCGCGCCCAGTGCATCTGGATGCTTCGCCGACTCCGGCCGGACATCGACCTGCCCGACTTCGATCTGATCGAATCCCAGATCATGCCTGGGGACGATTGA
- a CDS encoding NAD(P)H-binding protein — translation MNGAAPLHVVTGALGYTGRSLTEQLLQRGARVRTLTNSPNRPNPFGDQLEIHPLAFDAPARLEESLRGATVLHNTYWVRFNHRNFTFDSAVANTKRLFDAAVRAGVPRIVHVSILHADEADDLGYYRGKHKLEEALRATGIQHAIVRPGVLFGRFDILVNNIAWVLRRFPVFGLFGDGSYTLRPLHVDDMAALMVDHAYRTGNTAADAVGPERFTFREFVSTIRSILGVRRWIVPMPPMLGLAVGKCINPFVGDVIITREEIAGLMRSLLDSDEPAAGPTRLADWARTNADDLGRRYASEVGRRVQRAVSYDQVR, via the coding sequence ATGAACGGGGCTGCGCCTCTGCACGTCGTGACCGGGGCCCTGGGCTACACCGGCCGCTCCCTGACCGAGCAGCTCCTGCAGCGAGGCGCGCGCGTGCGGACGCTGACGAACTCCCCCAACCGCCCGAACCCGTTCGGCGATCAACTCGAGATCCACCCTCTTGCATTCGATGCCCCGGCCCGTCTCGAGGAATCCCTGCGCGGTGCGACCGTCCTGCACAACACCTACTGGGTCCGGTTCAACCACCGCAACTTCACCTTCGATTCCGCCGTCGCCAACACGAAGCGACTCTTCGATGCCGCCGTCCGGGCCGGCGTGCCGCGCATTGTTCACGTAAGCATCCTTCACGCGGATGAAGCCGACGACCTCGGTTACTACCGCGGCAAGCACAAACTGGAAGAGGCTCTCCGCGCCACCGGCATCCAGCATGCCATCGTTCGCCCCGGCGTGCTCTTCGGCCGCTTCGATATCCTCGTCAACAACATCGCGTGGGTGCTCCGCCGCTTCCCCGTCTTCGGTCTCTTCGGCGACGGCTCATACACCCTGCGACCCCTGCACGTCGATGACATGGCCGCGCTTATGGTGGACCACGCCTACCGCACCGGCAATACGGCAGCCGATGCCGTCGGTCCTGAACGCTTCACGTTCCGCGAATTCGTGAGCACGATTCGCAGTATCCTCGGCGTGCGCCGATGGATCGTTCCCATGCCGCCCATGCTCGGCCTCGCCGTCGGCAAGTGCATCAATCCGTTCGTCGGCGATGTCATCATCACCCGCGAAGAAATCGCCGGGCTGATGCGCAGTCTGCTCGACTCCGATGAGCCTGCCGCGGGCCCGACCAGGCTGGCCGACTGGGCTCGGACCAATGCTGATGATCTCGGTCGGCGCTACGCGAGCGAGGTCGGTCGCCGCGTGCAGCGCGCCGTGTCGTATGATCAAGTGCGCTGA
- a CDS encoding ankyrin repeat domain-containing protein: MSECTDPLRKETPENAREEPLLHRAARRGDRDAIERLIAGGADPNARYRDRTPLMTAAASGDGATAETVRVLLALGADPALLRQGESAAIYACCVHEWFNRTGGDAARLTLLLDAGAAIPLSGRTAARLVATVAETGDVDRLRVLLDRGLPVNPVWDADSAAQEHRRMMERTKDHKATLMAQLEAMGMPEEFRSVAENVGSKFEKPAEAPSHFEIPLFQAASSGSAACVRLLIECGAQVDVRDDGRRTAMYYASSLEIVKLLMHHGLSLEESDDLGWSPLRSAVSDGELGLDRVRALIAAGADVNETDDRGYTIFMSAVASSDRDLRVMRTLVEAGADFRAVTELGWNAFHAAIDVSGEATEATSVRDTLGYLKELGVNIEQKNHLGETPLAKAVFLGYGIEVRVLCELGADPNAVGSSHWCCGGECGPPRPLLFYVADGQIDADVKAEALLAAGADPLAVDENGYRPIDHAVARLCAHAADYDQAYEHFYTRIPRPRLPRALQNDRSAFIAAIRPILSEYVESFARSIDTAIDAGGGQPSEKNRELYNTVVVLAAYEMWARLQMTQ, translated from the coding sequence ATGAGCGAGTGCACGGATCCTCTGCGTAAGGAGACGCCTGAGAACGCCCGCGAGGAGCCTCTATTGCACCGCGCGGCCCGTCGCGGGGATCGTGATGCGATCGAACGCCTGATCGCTGGCGGTGCTGATCCGAACGCGCGCTACCGTGATCGAACACCTCTGATGACCGCGGCCGCATCGGGCGACGGCGCCACGGCCGAGACCGTGCGCGTCCTCCTGGCGCTCGGAGCCGACCCGGCACTGCTTCGACAAGGCGAATCGGCCGCGATCTATGCATGTTGCGTTCATGAGTGGTTCAACCGGACCGGGGGTGACGCGGCTCGCCTCACCCTGCTGCTCGACGCCGGCGCTGCCATTCCGCTGTCCGGTCGAACCGCCGCGCGCCTCGTCGCCACCGTCGCGGAGACGGGCGACGTCGATCGGCTCCGCGTATTGCTCGACCGCGGGCTCCCGGTAAATCCTGTGTGGGATGCCGACAGCGCGGCTCAAGAACATCGCCGCATGATGGAGCGGACGAAGGACCACAAGGCGACGCTCATGGCGCAATTGGAGGCGATGGGCATGCCGGAGGAGTTTCGCTCGGTTGCCGAAAACGTCGGTTCGAAGTTCGAGAAGCCGGCCGAGGCGCCGAGCCATTTCGAGATTCCCCTCTTTCAGGCGGCGAGCAGCGGATCAGCGGCCTGCGTACGCCTTTTGATCGAATGCGGGGCGCAAGTCGATGTCCGCGATGACGGCCGGCGCACGGCGATGTACTACGCCTCATCGCTTGAGATCGTCAAGTTGCTCATGCATCATGGGCTGTCGCTTGAGGAGAGTGACGACCTGGGATGGTCGCCGCTGCGCAGCGCGGTCAGCGATGGCGAGCTCGGCCTCGATCGCGTTCGCGCCCTGATTGCCGCCGGAGCCGATGTCAACGAGACCGATGACCGTGGCTACACCATCTTCATGTCAGCCGTCGCGTCGTCGGATCGCGACCTGCGTGTGATGAGAACGCTCGTCGAGGCGGGGGCTGATTTCCGCGCCGTTACCGAATTGGGCTGGAACGCCTTTCACGCCGCGATTGACGTGAGCGGCGAAGCAACCGAAGCAACCTCAGTCCGCGACACGCTCGGCTATCTAAAGGAACTGGGCGTAAACATCGAGCAGAAGAACCACCTCGGCGAGACCCCGCTCGCCAAGGCGGTATTTCTCGGGTACGGAATCGAGGTGCGGGTGCTCTGTGAACTTGGCGCCGATCCGAATGCCGTCGGCTCAAGCCACTGGTGCTGCGGCGGCGAGTGCGGACCGCCGCGCCCGCTCCTGTTCTACGTGGCGGACGGTCAGATCGATGCCGATGTGAAAGCTGAAGCGCTCCTCGCGGCCGGCGCTGATCCCCTCGCAGTCGACGAGAACGGGTATCGCCCGATCGACCACGCGGTGGCCCGGCTGTGCGCGCACGCGGCCGACTACGACCAGGCGTACGAGCACTTCTACACGAGAATCCCCCGGCCCCGCCTCCCGCGAGCCCTGCAGAACGATCGCTCCGCGTTCATCGCCGCCATCCGACCGATACTGAGCGAGTATGTCGAGTCGTTTGCTCGCTCCATCGACACAGCGATTGATGCGGGTGGTGGTCAGCCTTCGGAGAAGAACCGCGAGCTGTACAACACGGTCGTAGTTCTCGCCGCATATGAGATGTGGGCGCGTTTGCAGATGACTCAATGA
- a CDS encoding DNA alkylation repair protein yields MKMAQTKTPSRSPRSKSAAAGAAAPVVETRPAPVARNGHHGSLHSGASAAIPTSPAFDKTMAALKKAGTVANRKAAVRHGIKGECFGVSPAQLKSIARKVHNDHDLARQLWATGNHDARMLATLVADPQALTASELDQWVRQVDNYVLADSFSALVARSPQAGSRIDRWTRSKREFERRCGFGIISAALKDGVMIYPALLDAAINQIEREIHSSANRAREGMNLALIAIGTHHEHLRDRAFNTASRIGKVDVDQGESGCKNLDAVEQIEKSFSSRKTTRKSRKSG; encoded by the coding sequence ATGAAGATGGCGCAAACCAAAACCCCATCCCGATCGCCCCGCAGCAAGAGCGCGGCCGCCGGCGCCGCGGCGCCCGTCGTGGAGACGCGGCCCGCGCCCGTCGCGCGCAACGGCCATCACGGCTCGCTTCACTCGGGCGCCTCGGCGGCCATTCCCACGTCGCCTGCGTTTGACAAGACCATGGCCGCCCTGAAGAAGGCGGGCACCGTCGCGAATCGCAAAGCGGCGGTCAGGCACGGCATCAAGGGCGAGTGCTTCGGCGTGAGCCCGGCCCAACTCAAGTCCATCGCGCGCAAGGTGCACAACGACCACGACCTCGCCCGCCAGTTGTGGGCGACGGGCAACCACGACGCCCGCATGCTTGCGACGCTCGTGGCCGATCCCCAGGCGCTGACTGCAAGCGAACTGGACCAGTGGGTGCGGCAGGTGGACAACTACGTGCTGGCGGATTCGTTCTCGGCGCTGGTGGCGCGGAGCCCGCAGGCCGGCAGCCGCATCGACCGCTGGACGCGCTCGAAGCGCGAGTTTGAGCGTCGTTGCGGGTTCGGCATCATTTCCGCCGCACTGAAGGACGGCGTGATGATCTACCCGGCCCTGCTCGACGCGGCGATCAACCAGATCGAGCGCGAGATTCACTCATCGGCCAACCGGGCCCGCGAGGGGATGAACCTCGCGCTGATCGCCATCGGCACGCATCACGAGCACCTGCGCGATCGCGCGTTCAACACCGCCAGCCGCATCGGCAAGGTGGACGTGGACCAGGGCGAGTCCGGCTGCAAGAACCTCGACGCCGTCGAGCAGATCGAAAAGTCGTTCAGCAGCAGGAAGACGACGCGCAAGAGCCGCAAGAGCGGTTGA
- a CDS encoding DinB family protein encodes MTRGEMLARAVCDSGELLRRYLAGFDDSNCTTQAPGLPNHVAWCLGHCALTMHRAAERLDGQALPEADFIERADRGDARRFGTESVSFDSQPTDDPQRYPGLARSTAIFNAACERLAHAARTIEDSRLDQTARWGRAETPLCSLISRMVFHNGTHCGQIVDLRRALRLGSILG; translated from the coding sequence ATGACGCGTGGAGAGATGCTCGCCCGGGCCGTGTGTGACAGCGGCGAATTGCTCCGGCGGTATCTCGCCGGCTTCGATGATTCCAACTGCACCACCCAGGCGCCCGGCCTGCCCAATCACGTGGCGTGGTGCCTGGGCCACTGCGCCCTGACGATGCACCGCGCGGCCGAGCGGCTCGATGGTCAGGCGCTGCCCGAGGCCGACTTCATTGAGCGGGCGGATCGCGGCGATGCGCGCCGCTTTGGCACCGAGTCCGTCTCCTTCGACTCGCAGCCGACCGACGATCCGCAGCGCTACCCCGGCCTGGCGCGGAGCACAGCGATCTTCAATGCAGCCTGCGAGCGGCTGGCGCACGCCGCCCGCACCATCGAGGACTCGCGTCTGGATCAAACTGCCCGGTGGGGCAGAGCTGAGACCCCTCTTTGCAGTCTGATTTCGCGGATGGTCTTCCATAACGGCACCCATTGCGGGCAGATTGTGGACCTCCGCCGGGCCCTGCGGCTGGGCTCGATACTCGGCTGA
- a CDS encoding gamma-glutamylcyclotransferase gives MSGEPRLLFVYGTLRRGGGQPAAQRLHRHATFAGEAVISGRLYDEGRYPAAVPESAVGESIHGELFELHEPDHCWPWLDAYEGYRPADAAGSLFIRRLAQTRQATGVRQAWVYWYNRSTEGLARIPTGTYVTPQALRALTASASGATPPCAAEARTDRQ, from the coding sequence GTGAGCGGCGAACCGCGCTTGCTCTTCGTCTACGGCACGCTGCGCCGCGGCGGCGGACAACCCGCAGCCCAGCGGCTCCACCGACACGCGACATTCGCAGGGGAGGCTGTGATCAGCGGCCGCCTCTACGATGAGGGCCGCTACCCTGCAGCCGTGCCAGAAAGCGCGGTGGGTGAATCGATCCACGGCGAACTGTTCGAACTGCACGAGCCTGACCACTGCTGGCCGTGGCTCGACGCATACGAAGGCTACCGCCCGGCCGACGCCGCAGGCTCGCTGTTCATCCGCCGTCTGGCCCAGACTCGGCAGGCGACAGGCGTTCGACAAGCATGGGTGTACTGGTACAACCGGTCCACCGAAGGCCTGGCGCGGATCCCGACCGGCACTTACGTTACCCCTCAGGCTCTGCGCGCCCTCACGGCCTCAGCGTCAGGCGCAACACCGCCGTGCGCTGCAGAAGCACGAACTGATCGCCAGTGA
- a CDS encoding sulfatase-like hydrolase/transferase: MTDDQGIDAVQGADWSNGLNCHTPQLANLARRGRSFTTVRVNPVCSPTRACLLTGRSANETGIYHIVRRDLGPPQERIKRSLQTQEWTIAEALRKEGYYTALVGKWHLGVDAEGGVTPQQQGFDVFIDGSEFLPFDDPIAVGDELITMMVDQAVDAVRGRPDPSAPYALFFCTNDPHDRTDPSQREPLGWWRVDDSLLPSGEPYYKPDRQFDTERDRYRAVVEALDTELGRMLVELQVINGDGRYRSQSRTVVLATSDNGTPSEVTEGPGKGSLYEPGVRVPLVVFGENVPADGRQLDRLVSAVDVFDTLADIAALPVNMRGRGPRDGLSFAGEIGWGEPGAQRRYTLSSRGPAEQVEGQWVALADDRFKLITRAGAVGFIPPDGHAFYDLAADPLEEHDLVQEGMNAEQQAQYLAMRDAVVDYWCSAVGLPISLHVDVPLTHSAAATSLGTWHTDLLPIGFGNSSDRAEAIALYRFDIESISSLLPQGKTLDDVESAQVVVQFGSDANSPSETDIGPISAYTVALPWWRDRPGFADLKAAIAPPGLGMVDLPPHLLPDSGQPSPIVLGSLISLGHNVSLLDAIHLWSDNPQLNNGLALVAEPLPELTGDQFVLLQRTAVLRLTLRP, encoded by the coding sequence TTGACGGACGATCAGGGCATCGACGCGGTTCAAGGCGCCGACTGGTCCAACGGGTTGAACTGCCACACGCCGCAACTGGCAAATCTCGCGCGGCGAGGTCGCTCGTTTACGACCGTTCGCGTCAATCCGGTGTGCTCGCCGACGCGGGCGTGCCTGTTGACGGGCCGCAGTGCGAATGAGACGGGCATATACCACATTGTCCGTCGAGATCTTGGACCGCCGCAGGAGCGCATCAAGCGATCGCTCCAGACGCAGGAATGGACGATCGCTGAGGCGCTGCGCAAGGAGGGCTATTACACGGCACTGGTGGGCAAGTGGCATCTTGGCGTCGATGCAGAAGGCGGCGTGACTCCTCAGCAGCAGGGCTTTGACGTGTTCATCGACGGCAGCGAGTTCCTCCCGTTTGACGACCCGATTGCAGTCGGCGATGAACTGATCACAATGATGGTGGATCAGGCCGTCGATGCGGTGCGCGGGCGTCCGGATCCCTCGGCGCCGTATGCGCTGTTCTTCTGCACCAACGATCCGCATGATCGAACCGACCCGTCGCAGCGCGAACCGCTCGGCTGGTGGCGCGTAGACGACTCGCTCCTACCCTCGGGCGAGCCGTACTACAAACCTGATCGCCAGTTCGACACGGAGCGCGACCGGTATCGTGCGGTCGTTGAAGCGCTGGACACGGAACTGGGCCGAATGCTGGTCGAGCTGCAGGTCATCAACGGCGACGGGCGATATCGATCGCAAAGCAGGACGGTCGTTCTCGCCACGTCCGACAACGGCACACCTTCAGAGGTGACCGAGGGCCCCGGGAAGGGCTCGCTCTATGAGCCTGGCGTGCGCGTGCCGCTCGTGGTGTTCGGCGAAAACGTTCCCGCCGACGGTCGGCAGCTCGACCGACTCGTCAGCGCCGTGGATGTGTTCGACACGCTGGCCGACATCGCCGCACTGCCCGTCAATATGCGCGGTCGCGGCCCACGCGACGGTCTGAGCTTCGCCGGAGAGATCGGCTGGGGTGAACCGGGAGCGCAGCGCCGCTACACGCTCTCGAGTCGCGGCCCGGCCGAGCAGGTGGAGGGACAGTGGGTTGCACTCGCGGACGATCGCTTCAAGCTGATCACGCGAGCCGGCGCCGTCGGCTTTATTCCGCCCGACGGCCATGCGTTCTATGACCTCGCCGCTGATCCTCTGGAAGAGCATGACCTCGTTCAGGAGGGGATGAATGCAGAGCAGCAGGCTCAATACCTGGCCATGCGGGATGCCGTGGTGGACTACTGGTGTTCGGCCGTGGGACTACCGATCTCGCTGCACGTGGATGTCCCGTTGACGCATTCGGCGGCCGCGACGAGTCTGGGGACGTGGCACACGGACCTGTTGCCAATCGGTTTCGGCAATTCGAGCGACCGCGCCGAGGCGATCGCGCTGTACCGATTCGACATCGAGTCTATCTCCAGCCTCCTTCCACAAGGCAAGACTCTCGATGATGTCGAGTCGGCGCAGGTGGTGGTCCAGTTCGGGAGCGATGCGAACAGCCCTTCGGAAACCGATATCGGGCCGATCAGCGCTTACACGGTTGCGTTGCCGTGGTGGCGGGACCGCCCGGGCTTTGCGGATCTCAAGGCGGCGATCGCGCCGCCGGGACTCGGCATGGTCGATCTTCCGCCGCACCTGCTGCCGGATTCAGGCCAGCCCAGCCCGATCGTTCTGGGCTCACTCATCAGCCTCGGCCACAACGTCAGCCTGCTCGACGCCATCCACTTGTGGAGTGACAACCCTCAACTCAACAACGGTCTGGCCCTGGTGGCCGAGCCGCTGCCTGAGCTCACTGGCGATCAGTTCGTGCTTCTGCAGCGCACGGCGGTGTTGCGCCTGACGCTGAGGCCGTGA
- a CDS encoding DUF3466 family protein: protein MDMGDIGGAGANTPYAINNNGVIVGSLLDASNVDVRSFIWRNGVVEYLEPLVQGFDTRANDINDSDEVTGYSYIALGVQHAVLWRADGTVVDLGTLSGEDSIGHSINDVGEVAGQSDLPDSGYHAFLWIDGQFTDLGDLGRQGSSTSAINNSHQVVGGSFRDEGPAKRAFVWESSEMVDLGTLPNGSQSEAEDINDGGVIAGYAIHSSSLRHAVLWEDRVIRSIHNPSIGGQSEAYAINESGQVVGFLDVDRRFEHTSGFLYEGSGPMVNVMTLLPPGHTWRQLLNVADINDHGEIVAYGDHIGGSDYLYHAVLLTPIRPTLTLQGPQPGTAGTLNGIRATGCTPGSRVHFFYSTTGGGTLVPGCNHTDGVTLQLENPIRAGTATANANGIATLTRFIPRNAANLGEVLIQAVDADNCQISQLVVHEFE, encoded by the coding sequence GTGGACATGGGAGACATCGGTGGCGCGGGCGCAAATACGCCGTATGCCATCAACAACAACGGTGTGATCGTCGGGAGCCTGCTCGATGCGTCGAACGTCGATGTCAGATCATTCATCTGGCGCAATGGCGTTGTGGAGTATCTTGAGCCTCTGGTTCAAGGGTTCGACACCAGGGCCAATGACATCAATGACTCTGACGAGGTGACAGGCTACAGCTACATCGCCTTGGGCGTTCAGCACGCGGTGCTGTGGCGCGCCGACGGAACGGTCGTCGATCTCGGCACTTTGAGTGGCGAGGATTCCATCGGGCATTCGATCAATGATGTCGGTGAGGTTGCCGGTCAATCCGACTTGCCAGATTCAGGATACCACGCCTTCTTGTGGATTGACGGCCAATTTACTGATCTGGGGGATCTTGGCCGGCAAGGGAGTTCCACATCGGCAATCAACAATTCCCACCAGGTCGTCGGCGGCTCCTTTCGTGATGAAGGGCCGGCGAAGCGCGCCTTTGTATGGGAGAGTAGTGAAATGGTTGATCTGGGAACCCTACCCAATGGCAGCCAGAGCGAAGCTGAGGACATTAATGATGGTGGAGTCATCGCGGGCTACGCCATTCACTCAAGCAGTCTCAGGCATGCCGTGTTGTGGGAGGATCGCGTCATCCGCAGCATTCACAATCCGTCCATCGGCGGACAGTCCGAAGCCTATGCCATCAATGAATCCGGCCAGGTCGTCGGATTCCTGGATGTCGATCGCCGGTTCGAACACACCAGCGGCTTTCTTTACGAAGGCTCCGGTCCCATGGTGAATGTGATGACACTGCTGCCGCCGGGCCACACCTGGCGGCAACTACTCAACGTCGCCGACATCAACGACCACGGCGAGATCGTCGCCTACGGCGATCACATCGGCGGCAGTGACTATCTCTACCACGCAGTGTTGCTCACACCCATCCGCCCGACACTGACGCTTCAGGGCCCCCAACCCGGTACCGCCGGAACACTCAACGGCATCCGCGCCACCGGCTGCACGCCGGGCTCGCGCGTTCACTTCTTCTACAGCACGACCGGTGGGGGCACCCTCGTGCCCGGCTGCAACCATACCGACGGCGTCACACTCCAACTTGAGAACCCGATTCGCGCCGGCACCGCCACCGCCAATGCAAACGGCATCGCCACGCTCACGCGATTCATCCCGCGCAACGCAGCAAACCTCGGCGAGGTGCTCATCCAGGCCGTCGATGCCGACAACTGCCAGATCAGCCAACTTGTCGTGCATGAGTTTGAGTAG